Proteins co-encoded in one Actinomycetota bacterium genomic window:
- a CDS encoding twin-arginine translocase TatA/TatE family subunit has product MPTSLGPAEILVVLLVALIVLGPARLPEAGRQVGKALAEVRRWSSAVQDEVRSTLNADVEPEPTPPAATPVSPPGSVDMPEPVDLQSPEQLPPA; this is encoded by the coding sequence ATGCCGACCTCACTCGGTCCGGCCGAGATCCTGGTGGTGCTCCTCGTGGCGCTGATCGTCCTCGGTCCGGCACGGCTGCCCGAAGCCGGGCGTCAGGTCGGGAAGGCGCTGGCGGAGGTGCGGCGGTGGTCGAGCGCCGTCCAGGACGAGGTGCGCAGCACGCTCAACGCCGATGTCGAGCCCGAGCCCACGCCACCCGCGGCGACGCCCGTGTCACCGCCCGGCTCCGTCGACATGCCCGAGCCGGTCGATCTGCAGAGCCCGGAGCAACTGCCCCCG
- a CDS encoding PAS domain-containing protein: protein MAIEQSEPLQRILRGLTAGTDPGRLLHQALSAAVQAARGNLGLLLGLVDGVGTPLASTGTVPPLLTEVADAAIASGRLARRSSRDGRRTAVAECLRVGNRIVGALAVAGSPSTLEPGPLPLFADCASLALAHRPAPVPTSATEFLEALVRVGSDLDRSSVVTRMLEAAEALFGARAGFCAVTDGAAVRISHIRGLDRETVSIASRHPEFRALITSPGLRVDPPTHPVVALLSDGIETAVGLPLQADGRPLGHLVLLLGEAPQAALRVTLDAFARYASLALRSADVYRRVGDKEEQLAAVVHGMPNPVIVVDHDARFVMINGAAAELFELAGAFEVGHPVTGRLGNRALEAMLRPDSDFSQQLELALGRGEPRVYHAAVRQVASLGGRPLGRVLVLDDVTTEAETHQMKSDFVAVIGHELRTPTTVIKGYLHTLINRGDALDANTRQLALGSIDSNVDRLIRLIEDLLFVSSVDSNRATLHVEEVDLGELVDTYKGERVSVRRPRRELQLTADPAKVDQVLHHLVENALKYSKGDVRIEVANRGDEVHVAVVDRGPGIYSGDVARLFDRFWQLDGSSTRSHGGTGLGLYICRRLVEAHGGRIWCESRLGVGSSFTFVLPRYPPEVGDVDRTARPARDSAVGSSSGR from the coding sequence GTGGCCATCGAGCAGTCCGAGCCGCTCCAGCGCATCCTGCGGGGCCTCACGGCGGGTACCGACCCGGGCCGCCTGCTCCATCAGGCGCTGTCGGCCGCGGTCCAGGCCGCGCGGGGCAACCTCGGGCTGCTGCTCGGGCTGGTCGACGGGGTGGGCACCCCGCTCGCCTCGACCGGCACAGTCCCCCCGCTGCTCACCGAGGTGGCCGACGCCGCCATCGCCTCGGGCCGTCTGGCCCGCCGCTCCTCACGCGACGGTCGTCGCACGGCCGTGGCCGAGTGCCTGCGGGTCGGCAACCGGATCGTGGGCGCCCTCGCCGTCGCCGGCAGCCCCTCGACCCTCGAGCCCGGGCCCCTCCCGCTCTTCGCAGACTGTGCGTCGCTCGCCCTGGCCCACCGCCCCGCCCCGGTCCCGACGTCGGCGACCGAGTTCCTCGAGGCGCTCGTGCGCGTGGGGAGCGACCTCGACCGCTCGAGCGTGGTGACCCGGATGCTCGAGGCGGCCGAGGCGCTCTTCGGGGCGCGAGCGGGGTTCTGCGCGGTGACCGACGGTGCGGCCGTGCGCATCTCCCATATCCGCGGCCTCGACCGCGAGACGGTGAGCATCGCTTCCCGGCACCCGGAGTTCCGCGCCCTGATCACCTCGCCCGGGTTGCGGGTCGACCCGCCGACCCACCCGGTGGTCGCGCTCCTGTCCGATGGCATCGAGACCGCGGTCGGCCTGCCGCTCCAGGCCGACGGCCGACCCCTCGGCCACCTCGTGCTGCTCCTCGGGGAGGCGCCTCAGGCCGCCCTGCGCGTCACGCTCGACGCGTTCGCGCGCTACGCCTCGCTCGCCCTCCGGTCGGCCGACGTCTACCGGCGCGTCGGTGACAAGGAGGAGCAGCTCGCGGCGGTCGTGCACGGCATGCCGAACCCGGTCATCGTCGTCGACCACGACGCTCGTTTCGTGATGATCAACGGCGCGGCCGCGGAGCTCTTCGAGCTCGCCGGTGCCTTCGAGGTGGGCCATCCCGTCACCGGGCGTCTGGGCAACCGCGCGCTCGAGGCCATGCTGCGACCGGACTCCGACTTCTCGCAGCAGCTCGAGCTGGCGCTCGGGCGCGGCGAGCCGCGCGTGTATCACGCCGCGGTCCGTCAGGTCGCGTCGTTGGGCGGCCGCCCGCTGGGCCGGGTGCTCGTGCTCGACGACGTGACGACCGAGGCCGAGACCCACCAGATGAAGTCCGACTTCGTCGCGGTCATCGGTCACGAGCTCCGCACGCCGACGACCGTCATCAAGGGCTACCTGCACACGCTGATCAATCGGGGCGACGCGCTAGACGCGAACACTCGGCAGCTCGCGCTCGGGTCGATCGACAGCAACGTCGATCGTTTGATACGTCTCATCGAGGACCTGCTGTTCGTGTCGTCGGTCGACTCCAACCGGGCCACGTTGCACGTCGAGGAGGTCGACCTGGGCGAGCTGGTCGACACCTACAAGGGCGAGCGCGTGAGCGTCCGGCGTCCGCGTCGCGAGCTGCAGCTCACGGCCGATCCGGCCAAGGTCGACCAGGTGCTCCACCACCTCGTGGAGAACGCGCTCAAGTACTCGAAGGGTGACGTGCGCATCGAGGTCGCGAATCGGGGCGACGAGGTGCACGTCGCGGTGGTCGACCGCGGCCCGGGCATCTACTCGGGCGACGTGGCGCGCCTGTTCGACCGCTTTTGGCAGCTGGACGGCTCGTCGACCCGGTCGCACGGTGGGACCGGCCTGGGTCTGTACATCTGCCGTCGTCTCGTCGAGGCCCACGGCGGACGCATCTGGTGTGAGAGCAGGCTCGGCGTGGGCAGCTCGTTCACGTTCGTGCTGCCCCGCTACCCGCCCGAGGTGGGTGACGTCGATCGGACCGCGCGGCCGGCGCGGGACTCGGCGGTCGGGAGCTCGAGCGGTCGATAG